The Candidatus Neptunochlamydia vexilliferae genomic sequence ACTCGATGAAGAACTTGATTGACTAGAGCTACTGCTTGATGAAGAACTGCTACTTGATGCAGCATTGCTTTGCTGTATGTTAGGTTTATAAGCTTCTAGGTGTTTGAGGTAGGTGTGGATAAGGGCAACAAATGCTGCTTCCTTGGGCTGTTTGCTCTTTTTATAGATGTCGATGAGAGGAAAGTAATGTTTGCTAAGGTTTGTGTACTCCAAGGCTTCCCTATAGTCTTTAACAGCTTTTTTAAGATCGTTTTTTTCTGCCCGTCTTTGAGCTCGTTTAATGCAATCATCAGCTTCTTCAGAGTCTTGCTCGAATGTATAACCACTGAGCTGGGCGGGAAGAGGAATAGGAAATTTTTTACCGGCTTTTTCAGCTTGGCTTTTTATTGAAAGGTTGGGTCGGAGATCTTCGTTTTTAAGGGGTTTGCGGCTTAAGGGACAGGTTTGGTTTTTTTGTAGATGGTTTTCGATCGCTTCTCTTTCAAAGGTGTGACCACAGCTGTCAATCACAGGATCTTGGAGCAAATCAAGAGTCAAGGGACAGCAAAGATCTTTCCTGTAGGTATTGTTTTCCAAAAGGAGCTTTTTGATATGGACAATGAGTTCTTTAATAAGAGGGAGAGCCTGAGGGACAGCCTTTGACCCCTTTCTAAAAGAGACCTCATAGCCCCCACCACTTTTGGGGGTTACAATGGGAGCAATGCCCTTTTTAAGAAGGGCCTTAATCTCCTTTTTGACCTCAGAGGCTTTTTCTTTGCCTGGGGGATAGATGACCTCTGCGATAAAGGTTTTTGAGGAACCTGCCTCCTTAAGACCGACCTGAATAGGGTCTTTAGCGATAAATGAGAGCTGGTGCCTGGGGGTAAAATAGACGGCAAAAGGGATGTTTGAAGAGTTAAGAGGTCTGATATTCATGGAAATTCTCCTGATGTTAACAATATTTAAAGACCAAACTTAACATAGCATATCTTTTTTTGCAAAAAAAAATTGAAACGTGATTTTTTTAAACCTTACACACCATTATCACCCTTGAGAAGCTGATTATTAATTACTTATTGTTTTTCCTTTTGATGACTCTCGCAGCTCTTGCCAACTAATCGATCAGGAGTTACAATATTGGGTAAGGAGTCACTATGGAAGTACTAGCAATTAGTTGGGGCCAATTAGCAGCCTTTATCACAGCATCTATCACCAGCTTAGCATGGGTCTACAAACTGATTGAAAAAAAATTTGACCGTGTAAATTTCGACATTAAAGACTCTCTTAAGGAGATGAAAGACTTCCGCAAAGAAGTGAATGCTAGGTTCGAGAAGACCGACCGCGATATTAAAGACTTCCGCAAAGAAGTCGACGCTAGATTCGAGAAGGTCGACGCTAGATTCGAAAAGGTCGATGCTAGGTTTCAGAAGGTCGACCACGACATCAAAGATTTCCGCAAAGAAGTCGATCTTAAGTTTTCAAGAACCGATGACAAAATCGAACACCTTGGAGATCGGGTTGGAAAGGTTGAAAATAGACTCACTGCAATTGAAACGACAATCTCTTATATTGCCCCTAGGAAAGTGATCCCTTTCCCTATAGAAGAGGACCACAGTGAGAAAAAGGCTAATGAAGGGTAAACAGGGATCATTCTTTAGAAAGCTCACGAACAAGTTCTCCAGATTCTGACAAAAGTTCTCCCTTCCATTCGGATACATTCCGAGCCTCCGAAGAAAAATTGGCGCCAATAAGAATAAGCTTTTTCCCCTTACCGATATAGGGCTTGTAGTACTCTTTTTGGTGGATTTGCTTCATTGCTTCATCAGCAGAACCATCGAGTTTCATCTCTAAAATGTAAGTTGCTTTAGGCATTTCTAGTAAGAGATCAATCCGTCCTGTATTTGTTGCTCTTTCTGATAGTGGGTCGAAACCCATCCCATATAGCATAGAGAGAAGCATCGCTTGATAGGTTCGTTCTTTTGCCCCTGCAAAGACTTGGTAGGCAAAGCTAGAAAACCCAACCTTGATATGCTCAAAGAGGATCCCTAATTGATAGCTCTCTAAGGCTTTGACAAACCTTTCTGAAGACCTTACATCGGTATTATCTGTGAAATGGCTGACCAAAGAGTCCATAAAAGCGGTTCTTACCTCTTCATTAGGGAACCCTAAGTGATACCGCTTTGAAAGAGGATTGTAGTCTTGGATGGTAAAGTATCCTGTCTGGTACATCAAGGCCTTTAAGCTAATCCTTTCTATAGAGCTGATGTCCATCAGCTCATCCCCCCTTGCGGTTGTTCCATCTAATGAAACTATCGACTGGGAGTGATTTTTCAGCTGATCGGTAAGAAATGAAGGGGTTCCTGTGCTATACCAGTAGCCTGCAGGTTCTCTTTTACTCATGAAATTTAGTGTTGAAAAAGGATTATAAACACAAGTCTCTCCTCTTGAAAAACGATAGCCATTGTACCAACTCCGGACTTCATCGATAATTCTCTCCTCTGATATTTCACGTCCCTCCTGAGACCTTTCATAGGCAATTTTTTCAATATACTCCTTAAAGGCCTGTCTGAGTTCTTGTTCGGTATATCCCATGATTCCTGCATACTTAGGCTCCATTGTAATATCGTTTAAGTTATTAAGAGCCGAAAAAAGGGATACTTGGGAAAATTTACTAATACCGGTTATACATGTGAACTTTAAGTGTGCATCCAAGCTTTTAAGAGCTCCAAAAAAATCTTTTAGAAAATCCCGGTTTTGCTCTGCAACTTTGGGAGATTTTAAGTTCTTAATAATAGGCCGATCATATTCATCGACTAAGACAACAACCCGATTTTTTTTCGCAAGCTTTGTTACAAGTCTTACTAACTGAGACTGGCTAGATGAGCCTGTGATAGACACCCCGTAAACCTCAGCAAGGTCTTCTAGTGCTTCTTGTAGACCTATTTCTAACCGTTCAGTGGAGGTGGTTAAAATCCTAGAAAAATCAAAGTAGAGAACCGGATGTTTTTCCCATTGATAATCGGTCTGATAAATTTGACATTTCTTAAATAGAGCCTTATTGCCTTTAAAAATTTCTCCTAATGTATTGAGAAATAGAGACTTTCCAAATCTCCTCGGGCGGGATATAAAGTAGTGTTTGCCTGTTGTTATTAACTCCTTGGCAAATAGTGTCTTATCGATATAAACTTGATCCTCTTCAAGGATTTCACGGATACTTTGGATTCCAATAGGTAAATTTTTCATTTCACAATTTCTATTTCAGACCTATCGTTATTTTACGATACGAGAGCAAAGCTTGCAACGGTTAAATTTTTATAAATAAATCTTTGATTGCGTTGCTTTAGCGCCGTCAAAAAAACCAATTCTTGAACTTATTTGGGTATATCCTCAAATTGCAAAAGCCAAACTAAAACCCTTAGGGCCCGTCAAGAAATAAATGCTACAGCTTGACTCAGCCCCAATAGGGAAGGTCGACGAAGAAGCTTAATTTGGCAAAGTCGCAGCCAGTCAACTTGTAACATTTAATTCTTGACGGGCCTTTAGTATGCAGAAGAGCTGCTGCTTGAGGAAGAACTACTTGACGAAGAGTTTGATGAGGAGCTCTGTGGAAGTAGTTCTTTAACGGCTATAACACCTACAGAATCATAATTTGAGTTATGTACATTGGCATATAAGCCTTTGGAATTAAATTGACCAATGCCTATATTCATCTGATTATTTTTAACCAGTTCTTCGCATCGAGTCAAAGAGTTAGGAAGTAGTTTTTCACCCGTACTTTTTTTATGAATAAATAGCGCTGCTGTAACATCAACTGCCTTAGGCAGTTTATACCCTTGCTTACCGTATTTTTCCACCAATTTTTTTTGCTCAGCATAACCCTTTTTGTGTGTTCCTTCCAATAGCGCTCTAGTGACTAAAATCCATTTAGCTTTTCCTATTTTTTGACCTCCCAATTCCGGTTTTAAATGATATGTGTCATAAGCGCTATAATTTTTAAAGAGTTTCTCCAGCCCATCCAGTGAAACATCTTGTCCATCTACCCTTTCAGGAATCCAAACAAGAATATGGGTTTGGTAAACAGGGTCTCCCTTTTTATGTTCCCCTACCTTAAAGAGGGTCGGAGCCTTCAGAATCTCTTCAATATTATCAGGTAGAAGAGCTTCTGTTCCCTCGATATTTTTGAAATGCTTCTGCCATATGCTCTTGCCAAAAACGGTGTTGGGAAATTTTTGCTGAACCTCGGCATTCTTAGAAAATTCTGCTGTTAAGTTCCGCGCCACCATGCCCCCTTTTATATCGAAGTTCCTGTCGTTATGATCATGAATCTGGAGTCCATCCTTTGATAATCCCCCAACAGCTACTGGTAATTTCTTGTTAGATATATTTACTCGTTCTAGACAACGTGTATAAGTATCAAGACCCTTCCCTTTTCCAAGTAAGTGCTACCCAGATTTTTCTTTTTGGTAGAGCAAGGTTACGACTGCAGCATCTAGCGCTGTGGGTAGGGCATAGCCCTTAGAAGCACAGGCATCTACAATTTTCAATTGTCCTGCTGTATTTGTGGTACGTGTTCCTTCTAGGACACCTTTGCTTACAAGGATCCAGTGAGAGGCTACTTCTTTATTTCCAAGATAGTTTTTTACGTGATCGCTATAAAAATTATATTTTCCAAAAAGGTTTTGCAGGTTATTAAGAGTTAAGTTTTCTCCATTGACTTTTCTTGGAACCCAAACAAGAAGGTGTGTTTTGTGAACGGGATCACGTTCTGTATAACCTTCAACTTTAAAAGTGGTAGGAGCCTTCAGAATCTCCTCAATATTAGCAGGGAGAGGACCTTCAGCACCCTCAATATTTTTAAAATGCTTCTGCCATATGCTCTTGCCAAAAACGGTGTCGCGAAACCTTTGTTGAATAGAAAGGCCACTGGAAGTTAATAGCTTAGCTCCTATAATGCCACTGGTTTCGTAAGAGTCGGTATGCATGTGTACGTAAAGCCTGCCATCTTCGGAATTCCCAATAGCTACTGGATAGTTATTATTCGTGACGCTCTCTAAACACCGTGTTAGTGTTGAAAAGTTGTTATCTTTCCCTTTTGGAAATAGGTTCTTTTTATTTTTGCTTTGGTATAGAAGAAGCGCTGCTGCTATATCTAAAGATGAAGGCAGATTATAACCCTCATAACTGTAAGCTGCCATTACCTTCTTTTGATAAGGGTAACCTTTTCCTCGTGTGCCTTTTAAGATGTTTCTGCTTAAAAGGATCCAGTGGGCAGAAGAAGTTGTTTTAGAACCATGCTCATTTTTGATTTCCTTGCTATAACCGTGATAGTTCCCAAAGAGATTTTGTAGGTTATTCAGTGAGAGGCTGACCCCATCAACCTTTTCAGGAATCCAAACAAGAATATGGGTTTCACTAGTAGGTGCATCTTTTTTATACCCTTCAACTTCAAAGGGAGCGGGTGCACTTAAAATCTCTTCGATATTAGCAGGTAGAGGAGGTTCAGCGCCTTCAACATTTTTGAAATGGCTTTCCCATATGCTCTTGCCAAATACTGCATGCAAAAACTTTTTTTGGATCTCAGTATTTCTAGAAATTTGCGTCGATTCAAGTGTTCTTGCAGCTATCATACCGTTTGGTTTATAATTAAAGTTTCCACTACCACCATAATCATATGTAATGCAGAGACCTTTATCTGATAAGCCACCTACGTCTAAAGGCCACTGGTTGTTATTAATACTTTCTTGACATCGCGTATAAGTATTAGGAGCACTACTTAGAAGCTTCTTTCCTTTTTCTTTGTAATGGAGGAGAAGAGCTGTTGTAACATCTAGAGCTGTTGGCAGGACATATCCTTGAGAAGCATAAGATTTAAGTAATTTTTTCTGATTCGAATATGTTTGCTCTCTCGTTCCTTCTAAAACATTTTTACTTAGGAGGATCCAGTGAGAGGATGGATTTATTTTTTCTCCTAGCTCTTTTTCAACTTCACTTTTATAAAACCTATGGTTTCCAAATAAATTCTGCAATCCGTTAAGAGAAATTCCGATTCCATCAACCTTTTCAGGGATCCAAACAAGAATATGGGTTTCACTAGTAGGTGCATCTTTTTTATACCCTTCAACTTCAAAAGGAGCGGGTGCACTTAAAATCTCCTCGATATCAGCAGGCAGAGGAGCTTCAGTTCCCTCAATATTTTTGAAATGCTTCTGCCAGATGGTTTTACCAAAAACGGTGTTGGGAAACCTTTGTTGGACAAGGGTATTTCTAGAAATTTGTGTAGAAAGGTTCCTGAAGCCAACGATTCCATTGTGCTTATGTGTCGACTCTTTGGAAGAGTGACAGACCTCAATTGACTCACCAAAACCACCAACAGCCACGGGCCATTTTTGAGCATTGACGAGATCTTCGCATCGCGTATATGTAAATGGTTTTTCTGCAAGCAGCTTTTCGCCTGTTTGTTTTTCGATAAGGAAGAGTGCTGTTACAACGTCAACCGCTTTGGGAAGGTGGTATCCTTTTGATGCATAGTTCCCTATAAGTTGTTTTTGAGTATCATAGGTCTTCTCCCTTGAGCCTTTAATGACATTTTTACTGATAAGGACCCAATGGGGCTTGTTGACTTTTTTACTCCCCACCTCTGTTTTTACATGGCTTACATAAGTTTTTTCGTGATTTCTATACTTTTTTTTAAAAATCATTCCTAGTGTATCTAAAGAAAGCGGTATTCCGTTTATTTTTTCAGGAATCCAAACAAGAATATGAGTTTTGCTGGTAGGAATATCTTTTCTATACCCCTCAACTTCAAAGGGAGCGGGTGCACTTAAAATCTCCTCAATATTAGCAGGGAGAGGAGCTTCAGCACCCTCAACATTTTTAAAATGCTTCTGCCATATGCTCTTGCCAAACACTGCATGGGAAAACTTGTTTTGGATCTCAGTATTTCTAATAACCTCTGTTGTTAAATTGCGCCAGGCAATTGCTCCATCATCTGAAGTGGTATAACGACTTCCTCTTATATCAAGCCCTTTTTTGGAAAACATTCCAACAGTTACATCAGATAAGTTTAAGCTTTTGACTTTCTCTTTACAGCGAGTTTTTACCTCGCTATATAGATAGTCACCCGTATAAAGATGATGGACCCATGATGCAGCTGCAACATCTAGAGCCGGGGGATGCTCATAAAGGGTACTCTCAAAAAACTTTTTCTGCTGCTCATAATTCTTATTATAGCTGTCAGGCACAACTGTACGCGTCATTAAAACCCAGTGAGATGGGGAGGCCGGCTTGTTCCATACTTCTTTTCTAAGATTTTCTCTATGTGATTTGCTTTCAGAGTAAGTGTATGGTGATTTATCTTTACTCTTAATAATCTGCTCAAGATGATTTAATGTTAGGGCTTTGCCATTGACTGTCTCTGGAATAAGAACAAGGATGTGGGAATCCCTGACTGTTTTCCCCAAACCAAATGGACAAGGTTGGTCTAAGATTTCTTCAATGTTAGAAGGCAGAGGAGGCTCTTTTCCAATTTTACCAAAATACTTCTCCCAAACCGCTTTTCCAATCGCAATATCAGGGAATTTTTGTTGGGTATCGGTATTTAAGGGGTGGGTCTTCTTCCGTTCTTTTTTAAGAGCTTTAACCTCTGTTTCAAGCTTGGCCATCCTTAATGCTAGAGAAGCAATAAGCTTTGTTGTCTCCCCTCTTTGGTTGAGTTTAAGAAGTTTTTCAAGAGCATAGGTATAAAGCTTTGGTTTTTTCCCAGAAATCTCCATTAGCTCTTTATAGAGAACTGCAGCGGTTTTGGGTTCTTTCTTTTTGTCGATGAGTGTAAGCTGAGTAAGCATGGGGCTTGAACTATTGGGAATAAGGCTTTGAGCTTGTTTATAGTGATCCTTTGCAGCTTGGAATTTGTTTTGGGCATAGCTACTACAAAACCGTGCTAAATGAAGATGGAAGTTTGATTGTGTTCTCTGCGAAGAGGGCAGCTGATCGTAAAGCTTTTTGAGCTCTTTGTAGGCATCAGCTGCAGAAGGATTCAGACTGAGAGCCTTCTGGTAGTACTCGATGGCTTTTTCGGGCTTGGAGTTTTTCGCAAGAGCTATCGCTTTGCTATAGGCCCTTTCGTTTTGTGCGGTAGCTTCATAATAGCGAATGGCTAGCTCATTGATCTTTGGGTCTCCAAAGGCTTCTAAGGCTTCTAAGGCTTGTTCTATTGCTTCTGTTCTTATTTCCCTCTTGACTTTATTTATTTGCTTTTCATCTGAGAGGTCTATTAAAAGAGCAACCCCATGATACTCGCTAATCCAAGGAGTCTTACTTGACTCAGGATAATTTTCGTATCTAAAATCTACACGAAACCCTTGATTACCAAAGTTCCCAATCGCTACAGGTTGATTATTGGTAATTTTTTCTTGGCAGCGAGCATACGTATAAGGGTTAATCGGTAATAATCTCTGTTGAGTGGCTTTTTCATAAATCAATAATGATGCTGCTAAATCAATAGCTCTTGGGATAACATATCCTTGGCAAGCATACATATCTATGGTCTTTTTGTGATCTATGTAACTTTTGTTCCTTGTACCCTCAATTAAACCCTTGCTCATTAAAACCCAGTGAGCCTTACCAGTGCTTTTGTTTCCCTCTTTGCTTCCGATTGGCCCATGATAGTAGCTATATCTATTAAATAATCCTGATAAACTATTAAGAGAAACATTAATCCCCTTAACTCTCTCGGGTATCCAAACAAGGATATGGGTATCGCGAACCTTGCCGCTAAAGCCCTCTACTTTGAAGGGAGTCGGAGCATTTAGGATGTCTTCAATATCGTCGGGAAGGGTTCCTTCTTCTCCCTCAATACTCCCCTTACCAAAGTGTTTTTCCCAAACGGCCTTTCCGATCGCAATATCGGGAAGCTTTCTACCTGTGGTGGTATTGAAGACTTGAGTGGTTGAGCTACTGCTTGAGGAAGAGCTTGCTTGGCTCGAACTGTTGCTCTGCTTCCCTTTATCGTTAGGTTTGGAAGCTTCGAGGTGCTTGAGGTAGGTATGGACAAGGGCAACAAATGCCGCTTTTTTAGGCTGATCGTTCTTTTTGTAGATGTCGATAAGGGGAGCGTAGTCTTGACTCCTTTCTGTATAGAGGAGAGCCTGTTTGTATTGTTTAAGGGCTTGTTTGAAATCGCCTTGACTGGAAAAATTTTGGGCGAGCTGGATGAAAGTCGCGGCAATTTGGGTATTTTCTTTGATGGTTTTCTCGTTGAGGGAGGCAGGAAGAGGAATAGGGAATTTTTTTGCAGCTTTTTCCGTTGAGCTAAGGACCTTTTTGATATGGATGATGAGTTCTTTAATGAGAGGAAGAGGCTGAGGGGCAGTCTTTAAGCCTTTTTTAAAAGAGACCTCATAGCCTCCGTCGCTTTTTGGGCTTATGACTGGAACTACACCCTTTTTGAGGAGGGACTTGATCTCTTTTTTAGCGGCGCTAAAATTTTCCTTTCCGGAAGGATAAACAACCTCGGCTGTAAAGGTTTTTGAGGAGGTTGATTGCTTAAGATCGACCTTAAGGGGGTCTTTGTTTGTAAATGAAAGCTGATACTTGGGGGTGAAATAGACAGCAAAGGGAATATCTGATGAGGTTAAAGGTCTGATGTTCATAGAAATTCTCCTGCTTTAACTAAGTCTTTTAAGAGGCGAGCTCACGTAGGTAGCCAGAAATCATCTTATAGTTGCTGGCTAGGTTTATAATTCTCAATCCTTTGTCTTAAGGGCATCAATCTCTTTTTCGAGAGCAAGGCTCCTGGTAACCAAGGAAGCGATTAGGCTGGCTTCCTCCCCTTTGGTGCTAAACTTGAGACGTTGCTCAAGGGCATGGGCATAAAGCTTGGGGGCGCTTTCCGATAGGTTCATTAGCTCTTTGTAGAGAGCATTGGCTGTTTTGGGGTCTTGCTTTTTATCGATGAGGGTCAGATGGGTGAGAAGGTAGGCGGGGCTTTTGGGTGCAAGACGCTGGGCTCGGTTATAGTGTTTTTTGGCTGCTTCGAAGTTTTTGTGGGCATAGTGGTGGCAAAACATGGCAAGTTCAAGGTGGAGCTTTGCTTCGACTCTCTTGGACGATGAGAGCTTGTTATAGAGCTCTTCTAGTTTTTTAGAGGGGGTGCTTGAGGAAACATTTTCTTTTAGGGAAACCTCGTAATGATCCTCCCATCTCTTATTTACAGTGGGGACAGCTCCCTGTTTGAGTAGGTGCTTGATCTCTTTTTGATCTGAAGGGTCGATAACCTGGGTTGTGAAGACCTTTGAAGATGTGGGCTCAGAGAGCTCTACCCGGATGGGGCCACTGAGAAAAGAAAGCTGATAGTTGGAGGTGAAGTAGGTCGCAAAGGGAATTTCTGAACGGGGAACAAACAGAGCCTCGTCTGTCGTCTCTTTTATGTCAGGGAGTTTGATTGGATGGGAAGAAGGAGGATTTATAGGTTCTGGAAGCTTCTTCTCGATCGCAGTTTTCCGGGTTTCAAGCTCCTTAATCCGGTCTTGAAGTTCTTGTTGTTGCACCTCATAGGCTTTTTTCTGGGCCTCAAGCAATTTTTGGTTTTCGATATGGGTTTTTTCTCTCTCTTCCTTAGCTCTATCAAGCCGCTTTTTGTAAAGCTCTTCGATTTTTTGTTTCTCTTTTTCGAGTTCTTTGACCTTGTCTTGATCATTGAACTGATTGGCAACTTCCAGTTGTTGCTGCTTTTTATTAAGACGGATATCTTTTTCTTGGGTGAGCTTTTTGAGTGTATTTTCAATTTCTTGTAGCCTTGCACTATGGGTGTAAGACTGATTTTTAAGGAGTGCGTTGTATTTTGCGTCTATCTCAGCCTTTGCAGCGTTCAGCTCTATAATCGACTCTTCTAGTTGCTTGACCGATTGTTTAAGAGATTCTGTTTCTTTGTGATCTAACCTGTAATTATCTAAGAGCTGCTGAAGGCCTTCAGGTTTGATGAGGAAGGAAAGTTCTGGGAAAGACTTAAGGAGCTTTTTTAAAGATTGGAGGTGGATGGCTGCTTTGTCAAAGTTTTTGGCAAAGAGCTCTTGATAAAAGCTATTGTTTAAGCTTCGGGCATCACGGAGCGCACGTTGGTAGGAAAGCGATTTTTCAAGCGCTTTAGGTTTGACAAACAGAGAGATCTGAGGAAAGGTTGTGGCAAGCTTTTTTAGACGGTCGATGTAAGTTTCTGCTTTTTTAAACTTACCCCATTGAAGCTGCTCGTTAAAGGTGTTGAGCAATCTTTGGGCGTGAGTATCAATTTTTCTTTTCTGGGTTTGAAGAAGCCTTTCGATGCTATGGTGATCAATGATGTTCAACGATTGGAGGTGTTGGTATTGGAGAGCGGCTTCTTTATAGTCTTGAGTTCCTAAAGCTTTCTCGATTTTTTTCCCAAGGATTTCTGAAATAGAGAGAAGTTTATGTTCGTCTTCGTAGGTAAGAACGGTGCTGAAGATTCTT encodes the following:
- a CDS encoding ATP-binding protein, coding for MKNLPIGIQSIREILEEDQVYIDKTLFAKELITTGKHYFISRPRRFGKSLFLNTLGEIFKGNKALFKKCQIYQTDYQWEKHPVLYFDFSRILTTSTERLEIGLQEALEDLAEVYGVSITGSSSQSQLVRLVTKLAKKNRVVVLVDEYDRPIIKNLKSPKVAEQNRDFLKDFFGALKSLDAHLKFTCITGISKFSQVSLFSALNNLNDITMEPKYAGIMGYTEQELRQAFKEYIEKIAYERSQEGREISEERIIDEVRSWYNGYRFSRGETCVYNPFSTLNFMSKREPAGYWYSTGTPSFLTDQLKNHSQSIVSLDGTTARGDELMDISSIERISLKALMYQTGYFTIQDYNPLSKRYHLGFPNEEVRTAFMDSLVSHFTDNTDVRSSERFVKALESYQLGILFEHIKVGFSSFAYQVFAGAKERTYQAMLLSMLYGMGFDPLSERATNTGRIDLLLEMPKATYILEMKLDGSADEAMKQIHQKEYYKPYIGKGKKLILIGANFSSEARNVSEWKGELLSESGELVRELSKE